AAATAGCTTCTAAACAAAGTACTTCACAAGATTTTTTTTCTGAAATTAATAGAACGAAAATAAAAAAAGAAGCTCTTGATATATTTGAAGAAAGTCTAACTTTAGCAAAAGGAGATGCTATTACCGAAAAAGAGCTATTTCAGTTCTTAAAATGCTTTCATTTGCTGGCTTATGATTTTACTGCTGAAGCAAGCACAGATGAAACCTATACACTTAATCTTATTCACTTATCAAAATCTAAAGATGTAAGAACTACTTCTAAAGAGATTTGGAGTATACTTCTTAATGAAGTTGCTACACATAATCGAAATGGAGGGGGTATTTCTAAAGATAATTTAAGTAGTTTTCAACCATATAAATATTTTGACTTATCTATAACTAATGATGCGTACTCTTCTCTCAAGAAAATACATCAAGATGGTGAATTACTATTAAAACCATTCAAAAACTCTATAAAAGGTTATCATATAGATAGAGCAACTGTTAAAAAGTCAATAATAAAGTCTATAAATCAATCTGATATTTCTATAATAACAGGTTACCCAGGTGTTGGTAAATCTTCCTTTTTAAAAGATCTTTTAAGTGGTGAATTATCAGATACAGTTCCTATAATTTTTAAAGCTGATCAGTTGAATAAGAATTCATTAGCTCAAGTGTTCAGTGAAGTAGGAATAAATCACAATTTATTCGATTTGTTTAGTTTAATATCAGTGCTTTCAAATAAAATTATAGTAATTGATAGTGCTGAAAAATTATTGGAAGCTCAACCTGATTCTGCATTTAAACAATTATTATCAATTATTTCAGAAAATAAGGGAATAAAACTTTTAATGACTTGTAGGTCTTATGCTGTTAATGTAATTAAACAAAAGTTTGGTATCGATTCCGAAAAAATAAATGTGGTAGATATACCGCTTTTAAATGATGATGAAATTGAGCTAATAAAAAAAGAATTTCCTCAATTAACCAATTTTCTTTCTAATAGTAAAATAAATGAAGTTTTAAGAAGCCCTAAGTATCTTGATTTTACAGTATCAGCGGTAAAAGTAGAAAATGAAAATATCTCGGATGACATGAGTTATTCAGAATTTAAAGAGATATTATGGAATGAAGTTATAGAGAATTCAACGCTAACAAAGAATGGTCTTCCTAGAAAAAGAGGTACTACTTTTATGCACATTGCAGTAGGTAGAGCTATTAATATGAGATTGTTTTTTGAACCTCAAGATGATAAAATAGATTATGAAGCGGTAGAGCTTTTGGAAAGTGATAATATAATAGTTAGAAATAATAATAAATATCAATTTTCTCCCTCTCATGATATTTTAGAGGATTGGGCATTAATAAGATATATTTATTCAATTGAAAATAAACTCTCTAATAAAGCAGATCTATTTAATAAACTAGGTAACCAACCAGCTTTACGAAGAGCTTTTAGATTATGGATTGAAGAATTACTTGCTAATGATATTGATACAGTTGCAACTTTAATTTCTTTGACCATTGAAGATGAGTCAATACCTACATATTGGACAGATGAAATACTTACAGCAGTTTTTAGATCGGATGATTGCAATTCATTTTTTAGGCATTTTTCTTCTAAATTACTGGAAAACAATTGTGTATTTTTAAATAGGTGTATTTTATTGATACGAACAACCTGTCGAGAATATAATTTTAACAAAGAGAACTCAAAAGACATTTTATTCCCTGTAGGTTCTTGTTGGGAAGAAATTTTATGTTTCTTATCTTCAAATATTTCAGAAGTAGAAATCATAAGAAAGTCTATTTCAAATTTATTACTAGACTGGGAGTATAAATACCTTTTTCAATTTAAGCTTTGTTCTAATAAAGAAATAGAAGCTGCAAATAAAATAACTTTTCATTATATAGAAGAAATGTACTCTAATTTAGAGTATTGGTATTCTTCAAGAAATAATAATCAAAAGTCAAGTTTCGTTTATATGCTTTTTGGCTTTGCTTATTATTGCAAAGGAGATTTGAAGAAGTTTATTGAAAAATGTAGTTCAAATATAAATGAGTATGGTAGGTTAGATGGCTTTAGTGAGTTAGTTATTGGAAAAGCTTTAGGTGGTGTTAGAAATAGTGCATTGATTAAAGAATTGCCTGATACGTTAATAGAAATAGCAAATAAGCATTGGAAATATATAGCTCCTAAAAATCCACCTAAAGAAAAAAGTTCTTTGGGTATTTATTTTCCCGAACGAAAAGAACGAGATGATGCCTGGGGTATAGCAAAAACTAGGTCTGATTTTTTCCCTTCAGGAATTTATAAAACGTTTGTTTATAATTTACTACAATACCATCCATGGAAGGCTATCATTTTTATATGTGATTTTACAAATTACATCACATCTTCATACAAAGAATCTGATTTTAGTACAAAAGAGGAGTTAAAGGAAATTAAAGTGATATTAAATGATGGTAATGAAAATACACTCTATGGAAATGAATATTTATGGAACGCATATAGAGGTACAACTGTAACTCATTACCTACTTGAATCTGTTTTAATTAGCCTTGAAAAATATTTATTAGAAATTGCTCGATTTGAAGTTCCTGAAAACAAATTATTAAAGTCAATAACTAATTATTTGTTGGAAAACTCAAATTCAGTTACAATAATTAGTGTTTTAACTAGTGTGTTTATAGCTTATTCAAAAGCGTTTGAAGATAGTATTCTACCAATATTAAGAGTTCGAGAGTTTTATGAGTGGGACACACATAGAGCAACTAGAGAACATTCAGCAACAGCAATTTATGATCAAAGAATTTCTTATGCCCAAAAAGAGAAAGGAGAGTTTAATAGACTTCCTCATAGAACAAAATATCAACGTGGTCTTCGAGAATTCATGCTTTATTATCAAATAAATAAGGGGTCTCTCAATAAAGAATTACAATTAATATTTGATGACTTTTATGAAAATTGTGGAGAAGATATTTTTTGGGAAAAAGCTGTTACAGAAATGGATATTCGCAAATACAAAGCGTCGATTGTGGATGAAGAAAAAGGAGTTTTTCAATTAGAAGTAAACTATCCAAAACCCATTTATAATGCTGTTAAGTCTTTCACAAAAGAAAATGAAAACGATAATCTTTCTTTACATTATTCTCATTCATTAAGACAAGCAAAAGAAAAAAAACATGAAATGTCATTTGATGAATGGAAAACTATTTTCAATCATTTTTCTTCAGATAAAATAGAGAAAACAATGTGGGATTCACCTGTAACTTTATCTGTTTTAGGGTTAGAATTATTTTACAAAAAATTAAGTAAAGTTCACAAAAAATATTGTGTTAATACAATTATTGACGTATTGAAACATATTATAAAAGAAGCTAATGACAGGGGGAATTTTAATAGTTTGTTTAAATATAATATTTTGGAAAAACAATTAACAATTGAAGCTATTCATTTATTATATAAATTTAAAGAAGGAGTTGTTGAAGAGAAAGAGCTTGATCTGCTTATTGCCTATTTACTAATTAGTCATTTGGCAGACCACGAGATAAGGGATTTTCAAAAATATTTTAGAAATATCTTTAGTAAAGAATTTCCAGAAAAATCCAGTAAATTAATTATTGCATTAATAAAATATGCGAAATTCTATAGTGAGAATAAAGTTAATAATTATCGTAGTCAGCAAGAAACAAAGGAATACAGAGAAAAAGAATTTGAATTTATAGAAAGTATAATGTTTACAAGTGATTTACCTGAAATTTCTACTTTGTCTTTTGAATCATATGAGTCTCATTTTTTAAACAACTCTTTACTTCTTATAGCTTCAAATACAAATAGTGAATTCTTTCAAAATTACATTTTGAAAATGTGTGAATTAATTTTAGAAGACTTAAAGCAAGAAGATGACTATTCATATTCTCGTTCAAGAAGATCAAGAAAAACAAATTATAAAATTCTTGTTGATTTACGTTTTTACTTTAATGAAGTTCTTTTATTAAATGATGTCAACGTAAGCAAATCACTGGTAGATAAATTATGTATTCCTTTTTTAAATAATGATTTCAAGAATACACATGATATTAAAGATTTGTATGAGCTTATAACAGGTGTTTTTAATACAACTGTTACAAGGTTTGATGACGTAATTAATGAAGATAAAGATGTTGAAAAGTATAGAAACCATTTTTGGGAGTTGTGGAAATATCTTTTTAATAAAGTTAAGCAATCAGGTAGTTATTTTTTAATCAAAGAACTTTTATTAAATGTTAACGAGAACTATTGGTCTATAAAGTCAGATAATTGGAAGGGTTTTATCAATTACAAACCCCATTATAATGAGTTTATAGATTATTTTAAAACTAAATCATTACCACATATAATTCCAGTTTTTTCCTCTTTTGGAGAAAAAGTTTTTCTCCCATCGGGCATTAATTTAATAGTAAAAAATTTAAAGGAAAGTGATAGCAGTTATGATAGTTTAGACACTATAAATGCGGTTAAACTAATTCAAGTACTTCTCAATAATCATATACAGGAAATTAAAGAATCTCAAAGTTTAATAAAGAATTTTATTTACATCTTAAACAAGATGATTGATTTAGGGTATTGTGAAGCTTATCTAATTAGAGAATGTGTAATTACCTATAAAAAATCAACATAATTCCCCTACAAGTCAAAACCCAATTTTCTCGCTTTTCTTGGCTTACAGAGTTAGATTAAATGATAAACAGGTTTTTAATATAGTGTATTATAATACACATTTTAAGGTTTTTGATTATATTTGTGTATTATAATCAACAAAATATGATAGATGCAATCACTATTAAGGAAGTAAAATTGCAGTTGGGTGAGCTTTGCAAACAGAAAAGACAAATTTACGAAATGTCTCAGCAAGACCTTGGAGAAGCTTTAGAATTGTCACGCTATACCATTCAAAAATTTGAAAACGGTAAGAACGCAACTTTAGATACAGTACTAAAAATAGCAAATCATTTTGATTTACTAGAACCATTGTTTCAAGCATTAAAAGATGTAGAGAATAAGAATGATATAAACTCATTATATTAAAAATGGCTAAAAATAAAATCATAGAAGTGATATTGTTTGGGATAGAAATAGGTAAAATTGGATACGACATAGACAAGCGTACCTCTTTTTTTCAATACAATCCAAATTTTTTAGAATCTAACCAATACAGCAATATATTTCCTTATGTTTTTAAACGGATAAAATCCGTACAAGTATTCTCAAAATTTGAAGGAGAAACATTCAGAGGGTTGCCTCCTATGATTGCCGATTCCTTACCTGATCTGTTTGGAAATATTATTTTTAAAGAATGGTTAGAAGCTAAAAAGACAGAGGTTAAAAAAATAATCTCACTAGAACAATTAACCTATGTTTCTAACCGCGGTATGGGGGCCATTGAATACCATCCTTCGGTAGAAATACCAACATCAACAACAATTAATATTGAGGAAATTGTTGAGGTACTAAATAAAGTTTTAGATGTAAAAAATGAAACATCGGGCAAGTCCTTAAATGATTTAGCGCTGTTAAATATCTTTAAGATAGGAACATCAGCAGGTGGTGCAAGACCCAAAATTCTTATTTCAGAACATAAAGAGTCTGGTAACATTATTCCAGGAGATATAGAATACTCAAAGGATTACAATCATTACCTCGTAAAGTTGTGTATGGATGAGGAAGCGGGCTATAACAAGGAAAAAATAGAATACATATATTATCTATTAGCAAAAGAAGTAGGTATACAAATGATGCCTTCAAAATTAATAGACAACAAACATTTTGCAACGTTACGTTATGATAGACAACATGGTGAAAAACAACATGTTTTAACCGTATCGGGGTTAACAGGATGGGATTTTAAAAAACCAGACAATGCCAGTTATGAAAACGTATTTAAACTAGCACTAGACCTTAAAGTACCGCATAAAGATATTCAAGAACTCTTTAGACGTATGGTGTTTAATATTGTTTTTGCAAACATTGATGATCATTTAAAAAATCATAGTTTTATCTATAACAAAGAAACAAATTCTTGGAATTTAGCACCTGCGTACGATTTAACATATCCCTTAAATATAAATCTAACCTTTAGCAAGGTAACAAGAGCCTTGTCAATCAATCATAAAAGAAATAAGATTACTTTAGAAGATGTGTTAACCATTGCAGAAGCCTATGTTATTAAAAACCCCAAAGGGATTATTCAAAACATACAAGGAGCTACTTTAAAATGGGATTCTTTATGTAAAGAATTTGAAGTGCCTGAAAAGGTACGTGAGGCAATTAAAAAAGATTTTGTAATTCTAGTCTAGTTAATAAATTATAAAAAAGGCAAGAAAATTTATTACTATATTAAGCAGTAAACCATATTTAACAATTGTTTAGTCAAGTCTTATATAAAACCCATTTTACTAATGCCATATTCTGGAGGTAGTGCCACACATTCGGGTATAGTTTACCAAGATTGGTATTTAGCATTGTTAATGTCTTATACCTTTTTTGAAATAGATTATATAGTATATCCGGAAGCTTTAAAATCAAATACAACTATTGTAGATGATATTAAAGTAAAGACGAGACTTGGTAAAACTATGTATAGCGTTAAGTTTAGATTACCTTCCAAAAATCTACATTGGGACCAATCAAACCTCGCTTCTCAAGGAATATTTTCAGATTTTAAAAAACAACATGAGGCTGATTCAAAATGCACAATAGTTTTAGTTTCAGAAAGTAATTGTTATCTGTTTTCAGAAGTGTTTACAAGGGCAAGAAATGCAGAACTACCAAATGATATTTACAAAGTTTTAGATTCTCAATTTGCTATTGAACAATGGGAAACGGCAAAGAGATATTTGAACTACAATGACTTTCAACTAATTGCTTTTGCAAAAAAGGTAAGTATTAAATGTTTACCTCTAATAGAGATAAAGAATTTAATAAAACGTCGCTTTATTCATATTGGTAGATATAATGAAGTTAAGAATTTGTTCTACCATAAAGCGGGAGAATGTTCAAGTAATAAAACTAAAATTGATAAAACAGAAATCAATAGATGGCTTAATGAAGATATGATTGACTTTAATACATAGAAAATAAATGAAAGGAGAAGTTTATAGCAATAGATCATTGGATTTTAATACGTTAACGCCTAGGGAATTTGAGGAGGTGGTTTATCATTATTTTGATACCCAGATTAAAAAAGGTTATTATAACGGCATCTATGATAATGTAAAGTTATCATCAGGTGTAGGAGAAAGAGGAGCCGA
Above is a genomic segment from Wenyingzhuangia fucanilytica containing:
- a CDS encoding ATP-binding protein, whose protein sequence is MAGEASVFQTGGGGFHYENYVQASFLLQMIINGVVPSFPNGKITEIGFQNKNKGYQTDDLFLKVEEDNITKRIISQIKYNIPISSKNEIFLEVIKAFWEDFNNVNHFDRQRDKMFLIKSSLTNNDKNHIVYLCQIASKQSTSQDFFSEINRTKIKKEALDIFEESLTLAKGDAITEKELFQFLKCFHLLAYDFTAEASTDETYTLNLIHLSKSKDVRTTSKEIWSILLNEVATHNRNGGGISKDNLSSFQPYKYFDLSITNDAYSSLKKIHQDGELLLKPFKNSIKGYHIDRATVKKSIIKSINQSDISIITGYPGVGKSSFLKDLLSGELSDTVPIIFKADQLNKNSLAQVFSEVGINHNLFDLFSLISVLSNKIIVIDSAEKLLEAQPDSAFKQLLSIISENKGIKLLMTCRSYAVNVIKQKFGIDSEKINVVDIPLLNDDEIELIKKEFPQLTNFLSNSKINEVLRSPKYLDFTVSAVKVENENISDDMSYSEFKEILWNEVIENSTLTKNGLPRKRGTTFMHIAVGRAINMRLFFEPQDDKIDYEAVELLESDNIIVRNNNKYQFSPSHDILEDWALIRYIYSIENKLSNKADLFNKLGNQPALRRAFRLWIEELLANDIDTVATLISLTIEDESIPTYWTDEILTAVFRSDDCNSFFRHFSSKLLENNCVFLNRCILLIRTTCREYNFNKENSKDILFPVGSCWEEILCFLSSNISEVEIIRKSISNLLLDWEYKYLFQFKLCSNKEIEAANKITFHYIEEMYSNLEYWYSSRNNNQKSSFVYMLFGFAYYCKGDLKKFIEKCSSNINEYGRLDGFSELVIGKALGGVRNSALIKELPDTLIEIANKHWKYIAPKNPPKEKSSLGIYFPERKERDDAWGIAKTRSDFFPSGIYKTFVYNLLQYHPWKAIIFICDFTNYITSSYKESDFSTKEELKEIKVILNDGNENTLYGNEYLWNAYRGTTVTHYLLESVLISLEKYLLEIARFEVPENKLLKSITNYLLENSNSVTIISVLTSVFIAYSKAFEDSILPILRVREFYEWDTHRATREHSATAIYDQRISYAQKEKGEFNRLPHRTKYQRGLREFMLYYQINKGSLNKELQLIFDDFYENCGEDIFWEKAVTEMDIRKYKASIVDEEKGVFQLEVNYPKPIYNAVKSFTKENENDNLSLHYSHSLRQAKEKKHEMSFDEWKTIFNHFSSDKIEKTMWDSPVTLSVLGLELFYKKLSKVHKKYCVNTIIDVLKHIIKEANDRGNFNSLFKYNILEKQLTIEAIHLLYKFKEGVVEEKELDLLIAYLLISHLADHEIRDFQKYFRNIFSKEFPEKSSKLIIALIKYAKFYSENKVNNYRSQQETKEYREKEFEFIESIMFTSDLPEISTLSFESYESHFLNNSLLLIASNTNSEFFQNYILKMCELILEDLKQEDDYSYSRSRRSRKTNYKILVDLRFYFNEVLLLNDVNVSKSLVDKLCIPFLNNDFKNTHDIKDLYELITGVFNTTVTRFDDVINEDKDVEKYRNHFWELWKYLFNKVKQSGSYFLIKELLLNVNENYWSIKSDNWKGFINYKPHYNEFIDYFKTKSLPHIIPVFSSFGEKVFLPSGINLIVKNLKESDSSYDSLDTINAVKLIQVLLNNHIQEIKESQSLIKNFIYILNKMIDLGYCEAYLIRECVITYKKST
- a CDS encoding type II toxin-antitoxin system HipA family toxin, with product MAKNKIIEVILFGIEIGKIGYDIDKRTSFFQYNPNFLESNQYSNIFPYVFKRIKSVQVFSKFEGETFRGLPPMIADSLPDLFGNIIFKEWLEAKKTEVKKIISLEQLTYVSNRGMGAIEYHPSVEIPTSTTINIEEIVEVLNKVLDVKNETSGKSLNDLALLNIFKIGTSAGGARPKILISEHKESGNIIPGDIEYSKDYNHYLVKLCMDEEAGYNKEKIEYIYYLLAKEVGIQMMPSKLIDNKHFATLRYDRQHGEKQHVLTVSGLTGWDFKKPDNASYENVFKLALDLKVPHKDIQELFRRMVFNIVFANIDDHLKNHSFIYNKETNSWNLAPAYDLTYPLNINLTFSKVTRALSINHKRNKITLEDVLTIAEAYVIKNPKGIIQNIQGATLKWDSLCKEFEVPEKVREAIKKDFVILV
- a CDS encoding helix-turn-helix transcriptional regulator; the protein is MIDAITIKEVKLQLGELCKQKRQIYEMSQQDLGEALELSRYTIQKFENGKNATLDTVLKIANHFDLLEPLFQALKDVENKNDINSLY